The Saccharopolyspora gloriosae genome has a segment encoding these proteins:
- a CDS encoding pitrilysin family protein: MTQAPHRSAEEIGRTEAGPRPLPPLGEPRPLRTPEVVDTVLPNGLRLIAARHGVVPMVEARLRVPFAGEDAMHSASSEVLAETILTGTAARDRVQVDTDLAAVGGELHAVVDPERLSFIGSALSTGLGTLLEVLADALTGAAYAADEVAGERDRLVERLAVARSQPRVIAREELQRHRYGDHPFVREVPQADDVAQVTPEGVRELHGKSVLPRGSTLVLVGDLDPHTIVDEVTRILAPWDSAAAATELPDLPKLRGGDVRLVHRDGAVQSQLRMSAQGLHRTDENYPALQIANLSFGGYFSSRLVENIREDKGYTYGAHSSFEFTRGNGTILVDADTASEVTAAALLEMRYEFGRMALVPPTEAEVESARQYAIGGLLTSTSSQSGMASMLLTLAVAGVDHNWLTAHPDRLRAVTAEQVAEAALLYAPTRFTGVVVGDAAKIGDQLGALGGVVLP; encoded by the coding sequence ATGACTCAGGCCCCTCACCGCAGTGCCGAGGAGATCGGACGCACCGAAGCGGGTCCGCGCCCGCTGCCGCCGCTGGGCGAACCCCGCCCGCTGCGCACGCCCGAGGTCGTGGACACCGTGCTGCCCAACGGGTTGCGCCTGATCGCCGCCCGGCACGGCGTGGTCCCGATGGTCGAGGCCCGGCTGCGGGTCCCGTTCGCAGGCGAGGACGCCATGCACTCGGCGAGTTCCGAGGTGCTCGCCGAGACGATCCTGACCGGCACCGCCGCCCGCGACCGGGTGCAGGTCGACACCGACCTGGCCGCCGTCGGCGGCGAACTGCACGCCGTGGTCGACCCGGAACGCCTCAGCTTCATCGGCAGCGCGCTCTCCACCGGGCTGGGCACGTTGCTGGAGGTGCTGGCCGACGCCCTCACCGGCGCCGCCTACGCCGCCGACGAGGTCGCCGGTGAGCGGGACCGCCTGGTGGAGCGGCTCGCCGTGGCCCGTTCGCAGCCGCGCGTCATCGCGCGGGAGGAGCTGCAACGGCACCGCTACGGCGACCACCCGTTCGTCCGCGAAGTGCCGCAGGCCGACGACGTCGCTCAGGTCACCCCGGAGGGCGTCCGCGAGCTGCACGGCAAGTCCGTGCTGCCGCGCGGATCCACCTTGGTGCTCGTCGGCGATCTTGATCCGCACACCATCGTCGACGAGGTGACGCGCATCCTCGCGCCGTGGGACTCGGCGGCGGCCGCCACCGAGCTTCCCGACCTGCCGAAGCTGCGCGGCGGCGACGTGCGGCTGGTGCACCGCGACGGGGCCGTGCAGTCGCAGCTGCGGATGTCCGCGCAGGGCCTGCACCGCACCGACGAGAACTACCCGGCGCTGCAGATCGCGAACCTCAGCTTCGGCGGCTACTTCTCCTCCCGGCTGGTGGAGAACATCCGCGAGGACAAGGGCTACACCTACGGCGCCCACTCGTCGTTCGAGTTCACCCGCGGGAACGGCACGATCCTGGTGGACGCGGACACGGCCAGCGAGGTCACCGCGGCCGCGCTGCTGGAGATGCGCTACGAGTTCGGCCGCATGGCGCTGGTCCCGCCGACCGAGGCGGAGGTCGAATCGGCCCGGCAGTACGCCATCGGCGGGCTGCTGACCTCGACGTCGTCGCAGTCCGGGATGGCCTCGATGCTGCTGACCCTCGCGGTCGCCGGGGTCGACCACAACTGGCTCACGGCGCACCCGGACCGGTTGCGGGCCGTCACCGCCGAGCAGGTGGCCGAGGCCGCGCTGCTCTACGCGCCGACCCGGTTCACCGGTGTCGTGGTGGGTGACGCGGCCAAGATCGGCGACCAGCTCGGCGCGCTCGGCGGGGTGGTGCTGCCGTGA